The following are from one region of the Thiocapsa rosea genome:
- a CDS encoding glycoside hydrolase family 26 protein — translation MMARMIGGPLLMLGMLLCASPNVFSQGVREGLFFGVGLDGDRLTEQRLMAVRDATGIAPSLVVIFQQWPGPDTPDAGRFPLTSVQAIGQADALACVTWEPMFLVQGGERAIAADAILGGGYDDYLRLWARAARDYGQPVLVRFAHEMNLARYHWGSDAEGYGPESPARYRAMFRYVVERFREEGADNVFFVFCPNSESVPHPQWDGATWNTASAYYPGDDVVDILGVDGYNWGTTQTLAEHGWESRFSSFADIMRPMFDELRGLNAEKPIVVFEMSSVVQGGDKDAWIRAAVEDMMVWGISGFAWFEVDKENDWRLATGVNPDLADWLRERVQRHARTLLE, via the coding sequence ATGATGGCACGCATGATCGGTGGCCCGCTCCTGATGCTTGGGATGCTGCTGTGCGCATCCCCGAACGTCTTCAGTCAGGGTGTGCGGGAGGGTCTGTTCTTCGGCGTGGGTCTCGATGGTGATCGGTTGACGGAACAGCGCCTGATGGCGGTTCGCGATGCCACGGGGATTGCGCCTTCTCTTGTGGTCATCTTCCAACAGTGGCCGGGGCCCGATACGCCGGATGCGGGCCGCTTCCCGCTCACGAGCGTCCAAGCCATCGGGCAGGCCGACGCACTGGCGTGCGTGACCTGGGAGCCCATGTTCCTCGTGCAGGGCGGCGAGCGAGCAATCGCGGCGGATGCGATTCTCGGTGGCGGCTATGATGATTATCTGCGCCTGTGGGCGCGCGCGGCACGCGACTACGGGCAACCTGTCCTTGTGCGGTTTGCACATGAGATGAACCTCGCGCGCTATCACTGGGGAAGCGACGCAGAGGGCTACGGCCCGGAATCACCCGCGCGTTACCGCGCCATGTTCCGCTATGTTGTCGAGCGTTTCCGAGAGGAGGGGGCGGACAACGTCTTCTTCGTGTTCTGCCCGAATTCCGAATCTGTTCCGCATCCCCAGTGGGACGGCGCGACCTGGAATACAGCCAGCGCCTATTATCCGGGCGACGATGTCGTGGATATTCTCGGTGTCGACGGATACAACTGGGGAACCACGCAGACCCTCGCCGAACACGGATGGGAAAGCCGATTCAGTTCATTCGCCGACATTATGCGGCCGATGTTCGATGAGCTCCGAGGGCTCAACGCAGAGAAGCCGATCGTCGTGTTCGAGATGTCCAGCGTGGTGCAAGGCGGGGATAAGGACGCATGGATCAGAGCAGCCGTCGAGGACATGATGGTTTGGGGGATCTCTGGATTCGCCTGGTTCGAGGTCGACAAAGAGAACGACTGGCGCCTCGCAACCGGCGTCAACCCGGATTTGGCTGACTGGCTGCGCGAGCGTGTGCAAAGACACGCGCGAACCCTTCTCGAGTAG
- the katG gene encoding catalase/peroxidase HPI gives MLMKAIPAAVLAALLTTTSAADPAMSIGKARPNSFWWPDQLDLQPLRDHNPASNPYGTDFDYASAFASLDLAAIKADLKALMTTSQDWWPADYGHYGPLFIRMAWHSAGTYRVADGRGGAGGGQQRFDPLNSWPDNVNLDKARRLLWPIKQKYGRSISWADLMVLAGTVALEDMGFQTFGFAGGRADDWEPDLVYWGPEADMLGRERTDAEGNLQNPLAATQMGLIYVNPEGPGGNPDPLAAAEQIRTAFGRMAMNDEETVALIAGGHTFGKTHGAGKPDECVGAEPAAAPLEQQGLGWANRCGKGNAEDTIGSGLEGAWTAAPTRWTMLYLSNLFDYDWLQTRSPAGAIQWTPKDRAAAGTVPDAHVEGVSHAPIMFTTDLALKLDPTYRAIAMRFLEHPEEFQRAFAQAWFKLTHRDMGPRDRFLGAEVPESVLLWQDPVPALDHALIDENDIAALKTRILASGLPTGELVRTAWASASTFRASDMRGGANGGRIRLAPQKDWPVNDPASLARALQILEDIQTTFNNSASDGKKVSLADIIVLGGAAAIELAAKDAGYDVDVPFTPGRTDATQEQTDVASFTVLEPTADGFRNYFADSNRQSPTEMLVDRADLLGLTVPEMTALVGGMRALGANSRGSRHGVLTERPGPLTNDFFVNLLDMDTLWSPSADADGLYEGRDRTTGALKWTATPVDLIFGSNAELRAIAEVYASADGDEEFVRNFVAAWTKVMMADRFDLKRG, from the coding sequence ATGCTCATGAAGGCGATCCCGGCGGCCGTTCTCGCGGCCCTTCTGACTACCACCTCGGCCGCAGACCCTGCGATGTCGATCGGCAAGGCGAGGCCCAACAGTTTCTGGTGGCCCGACCAGCTCGATCTGCAGCCCCTGCGCGACCACAACCCGGCGTCCAATCCCTACGGGACGGATTTCGATTACGCGAGTGCGTTCGCGAGCCTCGACCTCGCGGCCATCAAGGCGGATCTCAAGGCGTTGATGACGACGTCTCAAGACTGGTGGCCCGCCGATTACGGCCACTATGGCCCCCTGTTCATCCGCATGGCCTGGCACAGTGCCGGAACCTACCGGGTTGCGGACGGGCGAGGCGGCGCCGGCGGCGGCCAGCAGCGGTTCGATCCGCTCAACAGTTGGCCCGACAACGTCAACCTCGACAAGGCGCGGCGCCTGCTCTGGCCGATCAAGCAGAAGTACGGCCGCAGCATCTCATGGGCCGACCTCATGGTGCTCGCCGGCACCGTCGCGCTGGAGGACATGGGCTTTCAGACCTTCGGCTTCGCCGGCGGCCGGGCGGACGACTGGGAGCCCGACCTGGTCTACTGGGGTCCGGAGGCGGACATGCTCGGCCGGGAGCGCACCGACGCCGAAGGCAATCTGCAGAATCCCCTCGCCGCCACCCAGATGGGCCTGATCTACGTGAATCCGGAAGGCCCGGGCGGCAATCCCGATCCGCTCGCCGCCGCCGAGCAGATCCGTACGGCCTTCGGTCGCATGGCGATGAACGACGAGGAAACCGTCGCCCTGATCGCCGGTGGTCACACCTTCGGCAAGACCCACGGCGCCGGCAAGCCGGATGAATGCGTAGGCGCCGAGCCCGCCGCAGCGCCGCTCGAACAGCAAGGATTGGGCTGGGCCAACCGGTGCGGCAAGGGCAACGCCGAGGACACCATCGGCAGCGGCCTGGAAGGGGCGTGGACCGCAGCGCCGACCCGCTGGACGATGCTGTATCTGAGCAACCTGTTCGACTATGACTGGCTGCAAACCCGCAGCCCGGCCGGCGCCATTCAGTGGACCCCAAAGGACCGAGCGGCCGCCGGCACGGTCCCCGACGCCCACGTGGAGGGCGTCAGCCATGCGCCGATCATGTTCACGACGGACTTGGCGCTGAAGCTCGATCCAACCTATCGCGCGATCGCCATGCGCTTCCTGGAACACCCGGAGGAGTTCCAGCGCGCGTTCGCGCAGGCATGGTTCAAGCTGACGCATCGCGACATGGGACCCCGCGACCGGTTTCTCGGCGCCGAGGTGCCCGAATCGGTGCTGCTCTGGCAGGACCCTGTGCCCGCGCTCGACCATGCGTTGATCGATGAAAACGACATCGCCGCGCTCAAGACGCGCATCCTGGCGTCCGGTCTGCCAACCGGTGAGCTGGTGCGCACCGCTTGGGCGTCGGCATCCACCTTCCGCGCAAGCGACATGCGCGGCGGTGCCAATGGTGGGCGCATTCGCCTCGCGCCGCAGAAAGACTGGCCGGTCAACGATCCGGCAAGCCTGGCGAGGGCGCTGCAGATCCTTGAGGACATCCAGACGACCTTCAACAACAGCGCATCCGACGGCAAGAAGGTCTCGCTCGCCGACATCATCGTCCTCGGCGGTGCTGCGGCCATCGAGCTGGCGGCCAAGGATGCCGGTTATGACGTAGATGTCCCCTTCACGCCCGGACGCACGGACGCCACCCAAGAACAGACCGATGTCGCGTCCTTTACCGTCTTGGAGCCGACGGCCGATGGCTTCCGCAACTACTTTGCGGACAGCAACCGCCAGTCGCCGACCGAGATGCTGGTGGACCGCGCAGACTTGCTTGGGCTGACGGTCCCGGAGATGACGGCACTGGTCGGCGGGATGCGCGCCCTGGGTGCCAACAGCCGTGGGTCGCGGCATGGCGTCCTCACCGAGCGCCCCGGCCCGCTGACCAATGACTTCTTCGTCAACCTGCTCGACATGGACACCCTGTGGTCGCCATCGGCGGACGCCGATGGCCTCTACGAGGGACGCGACCGTACGACGGGCGCGCTGAAATGGACGGCGACCCCGGTGGACCTGATCTTCGGATCGAACGCCGAGCTGCGTGCTATCGCCGAGGTCTATGCCTCCGCGGATGGAGACGAGGAGTTTGTCCGAAACTTCGTCGCGGCATGGACCAAGGTGATGATGGCCGACCGCTTCGATTTGAAGCGGGGTTAG
- a CDS encoding rhodanese-like domain-containing protein — MLKHTTTATLWIVLASALPGTLLAADNRISANIESIDVVHNGQTVTIQRGHDRDATLPAMFQKTDRGCPPFCVQPIVAIPGVGTIGELEVLDYLRRKSNGDESILIVDSRTPDWVMRGTIPGAMNIPWHMISSDAAGTFETPEQAEAFRQILGDEFGGRFDAENNTWDFTNAKTLVLFCNGIWCGQSTDNIKTLVGLGYPVHKLKWYRGGMQDWVSVGLTTVKP; from the coding sequence ATGCTGAAACACACCACCACTGCAACACTCTGGATCGTCCTTGCGAGCGCCTTGCCGGGCACCCTGCTCGCGGCCGACAACCGGATCTCCGCGAACATCGAGAGCATAGATGTCGTTCACAACGGCCAGACCGTGACCATCCAGCGCGGCCACGACCGTGACGCCACCCTTCCCGCGATGTTCCAGAAGACCGACCGCGGGTGCCCGCCTTTCTGCGTACAACCGATCGTCGCTATCCCCGGCGTCGGTACCATCGGAGAACTCGAAGTCCTGGACTACCTGCGCCGCAAGTCCAATGGCGACGAGAGCATCCTTATCGTCGATTCCCGCACCCCCGACTGGGTCATGCGCGGGACCATCCCCGGTGCGATGAATATCCCCTGGCACATGATCAGCTCGGATGCCGCCGGAACCTTCGAAACACCCGAGCAAGCCGAAGCCTTCCGGCAGATCCTCGGAGACGAGTTCGGCGGCCGCTTCGACGCCGAAAACAACACCTGGGACTTCACCAATGCCAAGACCCTTGTCCTCTTTTGCAACGGCATCTGGTGCGGGCAGTCCACCGACAACATCAAGACCTTGGTCGGTCTCGGCTACCCGGTGCATAAACTCAAGTGGTACCGCGGCGGCATGCAGGATTGGGTCAGCGTCGGTCTGACGACCGTGAAGCCCTAA
- the soxA gene encoding sulfur oxidation c-type cytochrome SoxA has protein sequence MSKLLLSFTALGLACAISIPALASTPEEDKATFQAYFTERFPTVPLQEFANGVYSVDPVGRENWEAIEEFPPYENALSAGEEMWNTPFANGKTYADCFPDGPAIVGKYPYWDKDRGMVITLPLAINECLEANGEKPLGYAKGPMADITAYMAYESRGQVTNVEIPADDPRAIAAYEAGKEFYFARRGQFNFSCSHCHFGNSGTSLRTEILSPAFGHTTHWPVYRSKWGEMGTLHRRYEGCNDQVRAAPFPLQGEEYRNLEFFMTYLNNGLELNGPGARK, from the coding sequence ATGTCTAAGTTATTGCTGTCGTTCACCGCTCTTGGTCTCGCCTGCGCAATCTCGATACCGGCGCTCGCCTCGACACCCGAGGAAGACAAGGCGACCTTCCAAGCCTATTTTACCGAGCGCTTCCCGACCGTACCCCTCCAGGAGTTCGCCAACGGCGTCTATTCAGTTGACCCGGTGGGGCGCGAAAACTGGGAGGCGATCGAGGAATTCCCGCCCTACGAGAACGCGCTCAGTGCCGGCGAGGAGATGTGGAACACGCCGTTCGCCAACGGCAAGACCTATGCGGACTGCTTCCCGGATGGTCCGGCCATCGTCGGCAAGTACCCCTACTGGGACAAAGACCGTGGGATGGTCATCACCCTCCCCCTCGCCATCAACGAGTGCCTCGAGGCCAACGGCGAGAAGCCGCTCGGGTACGCGAAGGGTCCGATGGCGGACATCACGGCCTACATGGCCTACGAGTCACGCGGCCAGGTTACGAACGTCGAAATTCCTGCCGACGACCCTCGAGCGATTGCTGCCTACGAGGCGGGCAAGGAGTTCTACTTCGCGCGCCGGGGCCAGTTCAACTTCTCGTGCAGCCATTGCCACTTCGGCAATTCGGGCACGTCCCTGCGGACCGAGATCCTGAGCCCCGCCTTCGGCCATACCACCCATTGGCCGGTCTATCGCTCCAAGTGGGGCGAAATGGGCACGCTGCATCGCCGCTATGAAGGCTGCAACGACCAGGTGCGCGCGGCACCCTTCCCGCTTCAGGGCGAGGAGTATCGCAATCTCGAGTTCTTCATGACCTACTTGAATAATGGCCTGGAACTCAATGGGCCGGGTGCACGCAAGTAA
- the soxX gene encoding sulfur oxidation c-type cytochrome SoxX translates to MLSLRPFRASAIALGLGLCSIAVVATAVDMPEMDLKGDAAAGKLVAEDSGKGNCLACHMIVGAESPGAIGPALIAMQTRYPSKEALARQIWDATVKAPEAAMPPFGKYEILTDQEFADVVEYIWTL, encoded by the coding sequence ATGCTGTCCCTACGCCCGTTCCGAGCGAGCGCGATCGCACTCGGCCTTGGATTATGCTCAATCGCCGTCGTCGCCACGGCGGTCGACATGCCCGAAATGGACCTCAAGGGGGATGCCGCGGCAGGCAAGCTCGTTGCCGAAGACAGCGGCAAAGGCAACTGTCTCGCCTGTCATATGATCGTCGGTGCCGAGAGCCCCGGGGCCATCGGCCCGGCCTTGATCGCCATGCAGACCCGCTACCCGAGCAAGGAAGCCCTCGCCCGCCAGATCTGGGATGCGACCGTGAAGGCGCCCGAGGCCGCCATGCCGCCGTTCGGCAAGTACGAGATCCTGACCGATCAGGAATTTGCCGACGTCGTCGAATATATCTGGACACTTTAA
- the soxB gene encoding thiosulfohydrolase SoxB, protein MSLSRREFMRLMGIAGAAGMFPASVFAAKRMPADLYEVPKFGNVTLLHITDTHAQLNPVYFREPNVNLGIGPAFGKAPHVVGEAFLKHFGVDPGGIEAHAFTFLDFDAGAEQYGAVGGFAHLKTLVDRVRTERGDGNSLLLDGGDTWQGSGTAYWTRGMDMVGATNLLGVDVMTGHWEFTYLDEEVIKNVGEFKGDFVAQNVKVREEALFDYRFADFAGFDEDLGRAFKPYTIKEVGGVKVAVVGQAFPYTPIANPQRFMPDWTFGIDDGSMQEVVDRVRENEKPDLVVVLSHNGMDVDLKMASRVTGIDVIFGGHTHDGMPAPTIVENASGKTLVTNAGSNGKFLGVMDMEVKDGKLVDFRYRLLPVFSNLLAPNAEMVEYITGVRAPYKAQLEEELATAEETLFRRGNFNGTFDQVICDALRKVNDAQISLSPGFRWGTTVLPGQKITMDNVMDQTCITYPETYRREMTGAEIKLILEDVCDNLFNPDPYVQQGGDMVRLGGLDYVCDPAASMGDRILDMALDDGTKIEADKSYVVAGWATVGSQSPGEPIWETVATYLRDIKTVKIEKLNTPKLKNVAGNPGIADYPFM, encoded by the coding sequence ATGTCACTTTCAAGACGTGAATTCATGCGACTCATGGGAATTGCCGGTGCTGCCGGGATGTTCCCCGCGTCGGTCTTCGCGGCAAAGCGCATGCCGGCCGATCTCTACGAGGTCCCGAAGTTCGGCAACGTCACCCTCCTGCACATCACCGACACACACGCGCAATTGAATCCGGTCTATTTCCGCGAGCCGAACGTCAACCTCGGCATCGGTCCGGCCTTCGGAAAGGCTCCGCACGTGGTCGGCGAGGCGTTTTTAAAGCACTTCGGGGTCGATCCGGGCGGGATCGAGGCGCATGCCTTCACCTTCCTCGACTTCGACGCCGGTGCAGAGCAATACGGCGCAGTCGGCGGCTTTGCACATCTCAAGACGCTGGTGGATCGCGTCCGCACCGAGCGCGGCGACGGCAACAGCCTGTTGCTCGACGGCGGCGACACCTGGCAGGGCTCGGGGACCGCCTACTGGACCCGCGGCATGGACATGGTCGGCGCCACCAACCTGCTCGGCGTCGATGTCATGACCGGCCACTGGGAGTTCACCTATCTCGACGAGGAGGTCATCAAGAACGTCGGCGAATTCAAAGGCGACTTTGTCGCTCAGAACGTCAAGGTTCGAGAAGAAGCGCTCTTCGACTACCGTTTCGCCGACTTTGCAGGCTTCGACGAAGACCTCGGCCGCGCCTTCAAGCCCTACACCATCAAAGAGGTCGGCGGCGTGAAGGTCGCGGTGGTCGGGCAGGCATTTCCCTACACACCGATCGCCAACCCGCAGCGCTTCATGCCGGACTGGACCTTCGGCATCGACGACGGCTCGATGCAGGAGGTCGTCGATCGGGTGCGCGAGAATGAGAAGCCGGACCTGGTGGTCGTGCTTTCGCACAACGGCATGGACGTGGATCTGAAGATGGCCTCGCGCGTGACCGGCATCGACGTCATCTTCGGCGGCCACACCCACGACGGCATGCCGGCGCCGACCATCGTCGAGAACGCGTCCGGCAAGACCCTGGTCACCAACGCAGGCTCCAACGGCAAGTTCCTCGGCGTGATGGACATGGAGGTGAAGGACGGCAAGCTGGTGGATTTCCGCTATCGCCTGCTGCCGGTCTTCTCCAACCTGCTCGCCCCGAACGCCGAGATGGTCGAGTACATCACGGGTGTGCGTGCGCCCTACAAGGCCCAACTGGAAGAGGAGTTGGCGACCGCGGAGGAGACGCTGTTTCGTCGCGGCAACTTCAACGGCACCTTCGATCAGGTCATCTGCGACGCACTGCGCAAGGTCAACGACGCCCAGATCAGCCTCTCGCCGGGCTTCCGATGGGGAACGACGGTGCTGCCGGGTCAGAAGATCACCATGGACAACGTCATGGATCAGACCTGTATCACCTATCCGGAGACCTACCGGCGCGAGATGACCGGCGCCGAGATCAAGCTGATTCTCGAAGACGTCTGCGACAACCTCTTCAATCCGGACCCCTACGTGCAGCAGGGCGGTGACATGGTCCGCCTCGGCGGGCTGGACTACGTCTGCGATCCGGCCGCTTCGATGGGCGATCGCATCCTGGACATGGCACTCGACGACGGCACCAAGATCGAGGCCGACAAGTCCTATGTGGTTGCCGGCTGGGCAACGGTCGGCAGCCAGTCGCCGGGCGAGCCGATTTGGGAAACGGTCGCGACCTATCTGCGCGACATCAAGACGGTCAAGATCGAGAAGCTCAACACGCCGAAGCTCAAAAACGTGGCGGGGAATCCGGGTATCGCGGATTATCCGTTCATGTAA
- a CDS encoding DUF485 domain-containing protein, translated as MKQHTVDAITAHPRYRELIGARKRFAWSLTATILIIYYGFILVIAFEPEWLAIPVAEGWTMTVGMPVGILIILSAFILTGIYVARANGQFDRLTKEIQEDFE; from the coding sequence ATGAAGCAACACACGGTCGATGCCATTACGGCACATCCGCGTTATCGGGAGCTGATCGGCGCGCGTAAGCGCTTCGCTTGGAGCCTGACCGCAACCATCCTGATCATCTACTACGGGTTCATCCTCGTTATCGCCTTTGAGCCGGAATGGCTGGCCATTCCGGTGGCCGAAGGCTGGACCATGACCGTCGGCATGCCGGTCGGCATCCTGATCATCTTGAGCGCCTTCATCCTCACGGGGATCTATGTGGCGCGTGCGAACGGTCAGTTCGATCGTCTCACCAAAGAGATCCAGGAGGATTTCGAATGA
- a CDS encoding cation acetate symporter, whose amino-acid sequence MTRLGIWGVFAALMVPFGIAAAPALTGTVVQSSVNVTAIVMFGIFVGATLGITYWASKRTRSASDFYTAGGGITGMQNGLAIAGDFMSAASFLGISGLVFATGYDGLIYSIGFLVGWPVIMFLMAEQIRNLGKFTFADVTSYRFGQTKIRTMAATSSLVVVAFYLIAQMVGAGKLIQLLFGLEYWVAVVSVGLLMMTYVIFGGMTATTWVQIIKAILLLSGATFMAVAALAAFNFSPEEMFRQAVEISPKGDAIMGPGSLVKDPINAISLGLALMFGTAGLPHILMRFFTVPNAKEARKSVFYATGFIGYFYILTFIIGFAAIVLLSQNPQFFKPEALAADGSVIKDQLITGLLGGTNMVAINLAEAVGGNLFLGFISAVAFATILAVVAGLTLAGASAISHDLYANVIARGRSNEKTEIQVSRIATLALGLLAIGLGIAFESQNVAFMVGLAFAIAASANFPVLVASIFWSKMTTRGAMIGGFAGLFSAVGLTVVSKAVWGDVLGFTAVNAEGVAVPVGLIPLDNPAIISIPIAFFCIWIFSILDNSERAKIDRAAYPAQRIRCETGIGAEGAASH is encoded by the coding sequence ATGACACGTCTCGGAATCTGGGGCGTGTTTGCCGCCCTGATGGTCCCCTTCGGAATCGCCGCCGCGCCCGCCTTGACGGGCACCGTCGTTCAGAGCAGCGTGAACGTCACGGCCATCGTCATGTTCGGCATCTTTGTCGGCGCGACCCTGGGCATCACCTATTGGGCATCCAAGCGGACACGCTCCGCGAGTGATTTCTACACCGCCGGTGGCGGCATTACCGGCATGCAGAACGGCTTGGCCATCGCCGGCGACTTCATGTCCGCGGCCTCCTTTCTGGGTATCTCCGGCCTGGTCTTCGCGACCGGGTACGATGGACTGATCTATTCCATCGGCTTTCTCGTCGGCTGGCCGGTGATCATGTTCCTCATGGCCGAGCAGATCCGCAACCTCGGCAAGTTCACTTTCGCCGACGTGACCTCGTATCGCTTCGGTCAGACCAAGATCCGCACCATGGCGGCCACCTCGTCCTTGGTCGTGGTTGCCTTCTACCTGATCGCTCAGATGGTCGGTGCGGGCAAGCTGATTCAGTTGCTGTTCGGGTTGGAGTACTGGGTCGCCGTCGTTTCCGTCGGGCTCCTGATGATGACCTACGTCATCTTCGGCGGCATGACCGCAACGACTTGGGTGCAGATCATCAAGGCCATCCTGCTGCTCTCCGGCGCGACATTTATGGCCGTGGCCGCGCTCGCCGCCTTCAACTTCTCCCCCGAGGAGATGTTCAGACAGGCTGTGGAAATCAGTCCCAAGGGCGACGCCATCATGGGCCCAGGCTCCTTGGTCAAGGATCCGATCAACGCCATCTCGCTGGGTCTGGCCCTGATGTTCGGTACCGCCGGTCTGCCGCATATCCTCATGCGGTTCTTCACCGTTCCGAATGCCAAAGAGGCCCGTAAATCGGTCTTCTACGCCACGGGTTTCATCGGCTATTTCTACATCTTGACCTTCATCATCGGCTTCGCAGCGATCGTGCTGTTGTCGCAGAACCCGCAATTCTTCAAACCCGAGGCACTTGCGGCAGACGGCTCCGTGATCAAGGATCAGTTGATTACCGGCCTGTTGGGCGGTACCAACATGGTTGCCATCAACCTGGCCGAAGCGGTCGGTGGAAACCTCTTCCTCGGCTTCATCTCGGCGGTCGCCTTCGCGACCATCCTTGCCGTGGTTGCAGGTCTGACCCTCGCCGGAGCATCGGCGATCTCGCATGATCTTTACGCCAACGTGATCGCCCGCGGTCGCAGCAACGAGAAAACCGAGATCCAGGTCTCGCGCATCGCGACTCTGGCCCTTGGCTTGCTCGCGATCGGCTTGGGCATCGCGTTCGAATCCCAGAACGTCGCCTTCATGGTCGGATTGGCCTTCGCGATCGCGGCGAGCGCGAACTTCCCGGTGCTGGTGGCCTCGATCTTCTGGAGCAAGATGACGACGCGCGGTGCAATGATCGGCGGTTTCGCCGGGCTCTTCAGCGCGGTCGGCCTCACGGTCGTCTCTAAGGCGGTCTGGGGCGACGTACTCGGCTTCACGGCGGTCAATGCAGAGGGTGTTGCAGTTCCGGTCGGGCTGATCCCGCTTGACAACCCGGCGATCATCTCGATCCCGATCGCCTTCTTCTGCATCTGGATCTTCTCGATCCTCGACAACTCCGAGCGCGCCAAGATCGATCGGGCGGCCTATCCCGCCCAGCGGATCCGTTGCGAAACCGGCATCGGTGCAGAGGGCGCAGCAAGCCACTAA